CGTATAGGGTAAGCCGCTAGAATCCAGCCGGCCTACCGGGCGAGACTTCTTGCCGGTGCTTCTCCTCACGTCTCACTCCTCACCCTTTAGCCTCCATGCGGCCAGCTCCCAACGCAGTCGTTCAGTACTACGACACCCATCCCATCAATGAAGAGCAGATTCTCGGTGCGCTAGCGCAACGGGGCCTGGATCTCGCGCATATCACCGAGGAGCACCTCAAGGAGCACGACCAGGATCACTTCGGAGGATTGGAAGCCAACGATATCCTGATCGCCAAGGCCGGTATTCAGCCCCACCACCGGGTGCTGGATGTTTGCAGCGGCATGGGCGGACCCGCGCGTTATCTCGCTCATCGAATCGGTTGCCGCGTGGTGGGATTGGATCTCACCGAGAGCCGGCTTAGGAGCGCGGAAAGGCTCACCGCGATGGCCAAGTTAACCCCCCTCGTCAGCTTCAAGCTGGGCAATGCCTTGGACATGCCCTTCGAGGACGAATCCTTCGACGTGGTGATCGCGCAGGAAGCGTGGTGCCA
This DNA window, taken from Betaproteobacteria bacterium, encodes the following:
- a CDS encoding class I SAM-dependent methyltransferase, giving the protein MRPAPNAVVQYYDTHPINEEQILGALAQRGLDLAHITEEHLKEHDQDHFGGLEANDILIAKAGIQPHHRVLDVCSGMGGPARYLAHRIGCRVVGLDLTESRLRSAERLTAMAKLTPLVSFKLGNALDMPFEDESFDVVIAQEAWCHIPRKENLIAQCTRVLKPGGTMVFTDILRTDRISRPELDRLGQEMTFSDLGSLTRYPSLLLESGNDIVMVEDLGALWAEILVERLAMYRSLKASTARKFGEERHREWDRYYSFFVGMYTEGKLGGGRFVARKR